The genomic region TGGTTTCCACTGTGGGTGCCGTACTGATGCTGCTGGGCATCATCGCTGTAGTGGCAGATTACGCGGTAGCGCGCCGAGCTTCTTCGAGTGTGAGCGGCTCCGATACAACTAAACTTTCGTTGGGTGCTGCCAAGGTGCCGGTGACGGCGGTGTCTTGGGCGGTGGCGCTCGCCATTACTCTCGGGCCGATTCTCGGCCTAGCGTACCGGGCGCTTTTGCCCGCACCCGGTGTGCCGTTGACGTTCGAAACCATCTCGTTGGAGAATTTTCGCCGGACGTTGAGCAACCCGCGAGTCATCGACGGATTTGCCAACTCCGTGGTTCTCGCGGTCGGCGCAGCGCTGCTTTGCGGGCTGCTCGGTTGGGCAATCGGCATCCTCGTTACCCGGACCCGTGCACGGACAAACACTCCGTTGTCCCTCGTCACGTTACTGCCGGCCGCTTTGCCTGGCCTGATCATCGGTGTCGGGTGGCTGATCGTTGGCAGGTACACCGGTCTCTACAACACCCGTTGGGTAATCCTGCTTGCCTACATCTGCGCGTTTACCGCATTGGTGCTGCAGTCCGTGCGTGCGCCGATGAGCAAAATCCCGGTCGCTGTAGAGGAAGCGGCGCGCATCTCCGGAGCAGGAAAAGTGCGCTCAATCGCGGACACCTCCGGTCGGATGGCTGTGCCGGCAGCAATTTCAGGCGCAGTACTTGTCGCCGTTACCGCGGTTCGTGAATTGACGGTCTCGATCCTGTTGGTGGCACCGGGTACTACCACGATCGGCGTGCAGCTATTCAACTTGCAGCAGTCCGGAAACTACAACCAGGCGTCAGCGCTCGCACTGATGTTTGCGGTCATCGGTGTTGTCGCCCTTGCTTTGACCGTTCGTAACCCCACAAAGGAGTCCCGATGAGCGACATCTCGATAGAGAAGCTGGGCGTAGTTTTCCCAGACGGCGCTGTTGGTTTGGACGACATTAACCTCCACATCGAAAGTGGTGAGTTCGTGGCGTTGGTTGGCCCATCCGGATCAGGAAAAACTACGTTGCTCCGTACGTTGGCGGGGTTTGTGGCGCCGTCAACCGGCACGGTTTCGCTTGACGGGGCGGATGTGACTCGCATGCCACCAGAGAAGCGACAGATGGGGATGGTGTTCCAGCAGCACGCGGTGTGGCCGCATATGAGCGTGAGAGACAATGTCGCGTACCCGCTCAAGCGCACAGGGGTGGGAAGGCAGGAGCAGCACAAGCGCGTAGAGGAAACGCTTAATACTGTGGGCCTGAACGGGTACGGCGACAGGAAGCCGTCGACATTGTCCGGTGGGCAACAGCAACGTGTCGCTCTCGCGCGTGCGATTGTGTCCACCCCGCGCGTACTGCTTCTCGACGAAGCCTTGTCGGCCCTGGACGAACCTCTGCGGGACAGCCTCCGCAGGGAGCTTGTCTCTCTGACCAAACAGTCGTCGCTCACCACGGTGCACGTCACCCACGACCGCAAAGAAGCGCTCGCAATCGCGGACCGCATAGCGTTGTTGCGAGACGGCAAACTCGAACAGTTTGCAACGCCGCAGCAGGTTATCGCACACCCAGCTACGCCGTGGGTGGCCTCCTTCATCGCTGACGCGACGCTGCTTAACGGGCGCTGCGTCAGGGGGCGAGTTGTGACCGACACAGCGTCGCTGGAGTGGGCACTCGCGGATGTGGAGCTGGTCGGCGACCACGGCGGCGAGGCAGCAGGCGATGTCACCGTCGCGGTCTTGCCGGAGTCGGTCGAAATCACGTCGCCGGGGGAGAAAGGAGCTCGGGCAGGCCGAGTCACATCGGCCCTGTTTGAGATCTCCGGCTACTCGCTCACCATTGACGTCGACGGCGTCGAGTTCCGGGGAAGGGCATCAGCTCGTAACGTCCCGGCGGTTGGCGACGCGGTCGGTGTCGTAGTGCGATCGCCGATAGTCTATCCCGCAAAAAATGACTGATTACCAGGCGATTTGTAGGTAAACGGTAGCGTGCTTTATCTTTAACAAGTCGCAAACAAGCGAGCGCGCCCCGTTCGTCTAGCGGCCTAGGACGTCGCCCTCTCACGGCGGTAACACGGGTTCAAATCCCGTACGGGGTACAAGGTGAAACCTCCGATCCGGACTTCCGGGTCGGAGGGTTTTGCGTTGGTAGCGTGGGGCGGGTGACTTCCTTGGATTTCTTCGAAATTGATGTGTTCGCTACCGGCGCGTTTACTGGCAACCCGCTCGCGGTGATCTGCGGCGCGGATGGTTTGAGCGGTGAACAAATGCAGGCCATTGCGTCGTGGACGAACTTTTCCGAGACCACGTTTCTGCTCGCACCCACCAACGCCGAAGCCGACTACCGAGTGCGCATCTTCACGCCCACACAAGAGTACGACTTCGCCGGCCACCCCACGCTCGGCACCGCGCGGGCCTGGCTAGAGCAGGGCAACCAGACGTGCAGCGAGGGCCGCGTGATTCAGGAGTGTGGGGTAGGAAACGTCGAGGTGCGCATCACCGGCGACACACTCGCTTTCGCCACCCCGCCGCTCAAGCGGTCCGACCCTCTCAGTGAGGAGGAAAAGGCGCAAGTGCGTGAGGCCTTTGGCGTCGCCAAGCACATGCTTATCGACGCTTCCTACGGCGACAACGGCCCCGGCTGGAAGCTGGCGCTGCTGGATTCGGTGGACACGCTGCGGGCACTCGAGCGGCCGGAGGGAAGCGACTTGAAGGTGGCGTTTGCGGCGCTGACCGGTACTGAAGACCCGGCTTACGAGCTGCGCGCTTTCAACCCGGCATTTGAGGACCCGGTGACCGGCAGCGCCAACGGCGCAATGGCGCAGTGGCTGCGCGGACGCGGGGACGTGCCGCAGCGCTACACGGTTTCGCAGGGCACGGCGCTGGGGCGCGACGGGCGGGTCGAGATCGTCGACGACGGCGAGGAGATCTGGGTGGGCGGCCGCGCGGTGGTGCGGGTGCGGGGCACCCTAAAGGTGTAGTAAAACACTTGTTCTATAGCGGAATGGGTGGCGTCGGCGGTGTTTGTACGGTGAGAGATGTTCCAGGCAGAAAGGGTTCATCTATGAGCACTAACGTTGTCGCGTCCCCGCGACTTATTCGAGCAATCAACACCGCAGCATGGGCGCATCGCGGCCACGTGCGCAAAGGCACCGACATTCCCTACGTCTCTCACGTTTTCGGCGTTATGCACTTAGTGTCCCAGGCCACCGACGATGAGGACGTGCTCATTGCGGCGCTGTTCCACGACATCATCGAGGACGTACCAGAGGCGTACAGCGCGGAGCGGATGGCGGACGAATTCGGAGAGCGTGTCGTGGACCTTGTGCGCGGTGTGACAAAAACAGCACGCTGTCCAGCTGGCAGGAGCGCTCAGACGCGTACCTTGCCCACCTGCGTCGGGCTGAAGATGGCAGCGTGCTGGTGTCAGCTGCGGACAAGCTGCACAACCTGTTGTCCATTCACGCCGACCTCGACGACATTGGGGACGAGTTATGGGAGCGGTTCAACTCCGGTAAGGAACGCCAGTTGTGGTGGTACCGCTCTGTGGCTGAGGTTGTACAACAACGATTGCCAGGTAACCCGCTGGCCGAAGAACTATCCAAGCAGGTAGCTCGGTTGGAGAGCCGGAGCGCATAAGGTGGAACGCATGAATGCGTCCTCTGATTCTGACCTTCTCTCCGCTATCGGCAACACACCCCTTGTGGACATGTCCGCCGGATTCTCCGACCAATCCCGGGTGTGGGGCAAGCTTGAATCATTCAATCCGGGCGGGAGTGCCAAGGACCGCACGGCGCGCGCGATGGTGTTGGACGCTACCGCGAAGGGGCTGTTGTACCCCGGAGCGGTGGCCGTGGAATCCAGCAGCGGCAACCTGGGAATCGCACTAGCGCGCGAAGCTGTCGTCGGCGGATGGGAGTTCCACTGCGTGGTGGACCCGCGCACGAACCAGGCGACGCTTTCGATGATCGCCGCGCTCGGGGCGGTGCTGCACCCGGTGACCGAGCCGGACCCGGACACGGGAGACTGGCTCACGGCGCGGCGCAACCTTGTCGCGCAGCTGAAAGACTCGCTCGGCGCGGTGAACCTGGACCAATACTCCAACCGCGCGGCCTTCGACGCGCATGATCAGGGCACCATGCGCGAGATCGTCGAGCAGCTCGGGCACGCGCCGGAAATGCTGGCGGTGGCGGTGAGTACCACCGGCACCGTCGGTGGCTGTCTCCAGCACATCAGGGAGCACGGCTACGACACCAAGGTCGTGGCGGTCGACGCAGCAGGCTCCGTGCTGTTCGGCGGCGCGCGCGGTGAGCGCATCCTCCCCGGTTACGGCGCGGGCGTGGTGACGGAGCTGTCCAAGGAGGTGGCGCCGGACCGGGTGGTGCAGGTCGAGGCGGCGGATGCGGTGCACGCCGCGCGTTCGCTGGCGCGCTCCACAGGCTTTGCGCCGGGCGCGTCTGGTGGCGCGGTGGCGTGGGCGGTGTCGCAGCTGCTCGAAGAGGGAGCGGCAGAAGAAGTCGTCGCCGTCTTCCACGACGACGGCCGTGCCTACCTCGACACCGTCTACAACGACGAGTGGGCAGACGCGCAGATCGGAGACGCGAAGTGAAGGTAGCGGTAATCGGGGCCGGCCCTCGTGGACTTTGGGCTGCGGAGGCACTGATGGAACGCGCTCGGCAGCGCGGTGCGGCGATCGAGTTGACCGTGTTCAACGACCGGCCGATTGCGGAGGCATCCGCACCAGGCGCGTTCGGCGAGAGCGTGCCAGACGCCTGGATCCTCAACGCGCCGAAGAGCATTGTGGAAACGCAGCTCGGGCCTCTGGATCCGCACGACGAGATCGCAGGCGAATTTCCCAGCCGTGGTTGTGTGGGCGAGCACCTGCTTGCCTCGTGGCACGCGGTGGCGCGGCACCTGCCGCCGCGCTGTAGCCTCACCCACCGCATAGAAGAAGTCGAGGCAGTCGAACCTTCTGCCGACGGCGTAATCGTCCAAGGCGAGCACTTCGACGAAGCCCTCATCGCCACCGGCCACGCGCACGACTGGCCCGGCTCGCTGGCCCACGAGGACTTCGGCGATCTCACCGTGGTGGCGCCGGTGTACCCCGCGTCCAACCTGGACGTTGTAGGAAAAGACGACGTCGCACTCGTCCGCGGCGCCGCGCTGACGTTTATCGACGTAGTGAAGTATGCCGACGCGAAAGTGTTCTACCCGGTCACGCGCTCCGGCCGGTTCATGGAGGTCAAGGCCTACCTCGAAGGGGAAGCGAAGACAACGGCGGAGCCTTACATCGAGCTTGCGTCGCAAAAGATTCTGCAGTGCGCCGGCCTGGACGAGCTGACCGGCATCCTCGCAGAATGCGCGGAGCACATCCTGCGGATCGCCAGCGGCGAGGGCAGCGCGGAGGACATCCGCGCGGTGCTGCGCGGCGAGGACTTCACTGGGGACCCGGTGGCAGAGCTGCGCACGTCGATAGCAGCCGCGCGCGGCCAGCGCCCCTGGACACCAGCTCTTGCCGTGGCGCTTGCGTTCCGGGACACCTACGACGCGTTGATCGACCGTGCCTCCTTCGGCGGCCGCGACACCCTCGGGGGCAGGGACTTCGACTCCTTCACCTCCACGATGGAGCGCGTCGCGTTCGGCCCGCCGGTCGAGTCCGCGGAGGTGATCGTGGACATGATTGCAAAGGGCCGCATCGGCACCGAACTGATCGCGCGTGGGGAGGAAGACCTCAAACAGCTCGCCGGTCAGGTCGGCGCCACCGCAGTCATCGACGCGGTGCTCGCCCCGCCCGGGGTGGTCGACGGCACGCTGGTCGGCACACTGGTGGAGCAGGGCATCGGGCAACGCTACGGCGACACGCGCGCCCTGCACGTAGCAGCAGACGGTACGCTGGTCGGGCAAACCCACCTCGCCGCGGCAGGGCGGATGAACGAGGGGCTCATCCTCGGCCACGACACATTCAAGCGCACCAAGCAGGACGTCATACCGCGCTGGGCGGACCGCGTCAGCGCCCGTGCGATGGAAAACCCGGAGCGCGTGCACGGCCTGCCGCCGCTGGAGCCGAAGCACTTCGACTGGTCGGACGCGTTGCTGGCAGACCCGGAGCGCTGCCACCAGCTGCTGGAGCAGTTCGGCAGCCCCGTCAACGTGCTCAACCCCGCCCCCATGCAGACCAACATCGACGAGCTCGTTCAAGCCGGCCGGCGCGCGGGCGTGTTAACCAAGGTGTTCTATGCCCGTAAAGCCAACAAGGCCCTCGTCTTCGCCGACACCGCACGCGACACCGGCAACGGCGTGGACGTCGCCAGCGAAAACGAGCTGCGCCAGGTGCTCGCCCACGATGTGCCAGGCGAGCGCATCATCCTCTCCGCCGCCATCAAACCAGACCGGCTGCTGCAGCTGGCCATCGACAACGGCGTGGTCATCTCCGTGGACAACCGCGCGGAGTACGACCGGATCGATGCGCTCGCTGCCGCGTCCGGTCTCACCGCCCGCGTCGCACCGCGCCTGGCTCCGGACCCGGACACGATGCCGCCGACGCGATTCGGCGAGCGGCTGGGGGACTGGGTGGGGCATGTGCGTGAGCCGTCGAAAAGCATTCGCATCGTCGGTGTCCACGCCCACCTCCACGGCTACGCGGCCGCAGACCGCTCCGCAGCGCTGCGCGAGTGCATGGTGCTTATCGACGCCATCACGGACGCCGGCCACAACCCCGAGTTCATTGACATCGGAGGCGGCGTGCCCATGCGCTACCTCGAGCACGAGCAGCAGTGGCGCGACTGGCAAGACGCCATCGGACAACAGCGCGCTGGCTATGCCGAGCCGATGACGTGGAAAGCCGACCCGCTGGAAAACACGTACCCGTATTGGCAAGAACCGACGCGCGGGACATGGCTTGAGCAGGTGCTTAGAGACGGCGTGGCCGAGGGCCTGCGCGAGCGGGGCCTGCGGCTGCATCTGGAGCCGGGGCGCTCGCTGCTGGACGGCTGCGGCGTGATCCTTGCACGGGTCGCGTTTGTGAAAACCCGCTCGGACGGCTTGTCGCTGGTGGGCCTGGAGATGAACCGCACGCAGTGTCGCACCACCTCGGACGACTATCTGACGGATCCGGTGCTGGTGAAACGCACACCCGACTCTTCGCCGCTGGAAGCGTACCTGGTGGGCGCGTACTGCATCGAAGACGAGCTGATCCTGCGCCGTAAGATCCGCTTCCCGCGCGGTGTTGCCGCCGGCGACATCGTGGCCATCCCGAATGCGGCAGGGTACTTCATGCACATCCTGGAAAGCGCCTCCCACCAGATCCCCCTGGCCAAGAACGTGGTGTGGCCGGCAGGGGAGCTCGACGCAATCGACCGCGCCTAAAAACTCGAACACCCCGCCGCCGCGAGTGCGGGGGCGGGGTGTTCGCGTGGGGTTAGATGTTGAACCGGTCGCGCAGCTCCTGAACCCACTGCGGGTTCACGTGGGACAGGACCGCGAAGACCGCAGCCAGCAGCCCAACCAGGATTGCCAGCACCGACAGGATGATGCCGGCGGTGCTGCTGCCGCCGGAGCTCTGCTCGGAGCTGCCTTCAGCCTGCTTGGTATCGGTGGGCTTCGGTTCGGTGGTTTCCGGATCCGTGGCCTTCGGCTCGGTGGTCTTCGGATCCGTGGCCTTCGGGTCCGCGTGCTTCGTGACGGTAGTCGGAACAGTGACCTGCTCGGTCTTGGTCACAGTCTCTCGCACCGTGGTGGGGACCGTCTTCGTCTTCTCCACAACCTTCGTCACCGGGGAAGTCTGCGTGGAGGTCTCCGTCAACGTAGCGGTGCCCACCGAGGTTTCGGTGGAGGTGACCACCTTCTCGGAAGTCTTCGTCGTGGTGATGGTCTCCGCGTCGGGCTTGTCGGCCTGGGTGGAAGTTGCCGGGGCTTCGGTGGTGGTCGCCGGGGTGGAGCTTTCCGCGGCGGACGGCGTGGTGGAAGTGGTCGGCTTGTCAGCGTCCTTCTTCTGCAGCGTGACCTGATCCACCACGTACGGAGTGTTGATGTTGTAGGTGGTCAGCTTCAGCTCTGTCGGGGAGACGTCGATGCTGGTGTAATCCGGGTTGTAATCCTGGCGCCAGCGGGCGGTGGACTTGTGCGCCAGATCGTGGGCGCGCTCCTCGCGGATGTACGGGTGCTTCTCGCCAGACTCGTCCTGGAAGTCGTAGTACTTGCCGCCCGTGGCGGTGGTGGAGGTGACGTAGAGGACCTCGCCGTCCTCCGGGATCAGCACGTCGCCGGACTTGGAGGCGCCCTCCGGGATGACGGGGTCCACACCGTTCATCAGGTGAGAGCGGGTGTAGATGTGGTCGTGGCCGCTGAGCACCATGTCCACGCCGGCCTCGGACAGCTTCGGGGTGAGGTTTTCCCGCAGCGCCACCACGTCGCTGTCGGTGTAGTGGGTGCCCTGGGAAAACGGCGCCTGGTGGATGCCCACGATGACCCAGTCTGCGTCTGCGCCGTGTGCGGCGATGGTGTCGTTGACGAACTGTGCGTGGGTGTCGATGTCGGCGGCGCTCGAGCGGTTGCCATCGAGGCCGATAAACAGGACGTTGTTGTAGTTGAAGAAGTAGTTTGCGGTGTCGTCCACCTCGTTGGGCAGGAAGTAGGTGTCCTGGAAGTGGCTGTCCGAGGCGTAGGTTTCGTGGTTGCCCTTGAGCACAGCCAGGCGGTACTTCTGCAGCTGCTCCGGAGCGGTGAAGGCCTCCAGCTGCTTCACCGGCGCACCCCAGCCCTCAGCCTGGTCGCCCAGGTGCATGAGGAAGGCGGAGTCCGGGTGCTCGCCGGTAGCGACGTCGACTGCCTTGTTCCACGCGGCGGCCTGCTCGCTTATCTTTGCGTCCACGCCGATCTGCGCGTCAGCCATGGCCAAAAAGCTCCACGTATCGGTATCGGCGCCGGTGGTGAAGGTGCGCTGCTCGCTCCAGCCGCGCTCGTCGTTGCCCACCCGGTAGACGTACTCGGTCTCCGGGGAAAGACCGGTCATCGTGGCCTCGTGGGGGTAGAAGATGGCAGCGTTGTACGGCCCCTTCGGGGACTCGACGCTGGTCACGTCCTTCGGGTTATCCGCCGGCCAGTACTCCAAGTACTGCAGCTCGCTGGTCTTGGACTGCCACGCAACGTTGGCTTCGGTGGCGTCCGAGCCGATGCCGAGCACGACCCGGCTGATCTTGGTGTTGACCGCGCCCGCCGGTGCGTCGGCTGCGACTGCGGTGGTCACGGGGGCGAACAGGGAGATAACTACAGCGGTGGCGACAGCGCTGCGGCGCAGCGGCTTCGAAGGACGTGTGCGCAAGATGGTCATGCCCGCCTACTTAAATGACCAGGATTGAACAGCCGGTTACCAGCGTGGGGACACCTTGGTGAATTGGAGGTGAATTTTGCCTGACATCGCGCTGCAATTCTTGCGGTGGTCTCATCCCCAGTTGAAAGTAGGCTGCATGAGCGCAAAGTTCCGTGTTAATCGACGAATTTTCCTGCAAACTGTCGCAGCGGCCGCAGCCGCGACCGCGATCGGTACCGGCGGTGCCTACGCCGCCCGCCGGGGCACGGTTTCCACGCCGGAGGTGCCCACGCCCGCGCAGCAGTGGGACCTTCCGTTCCTCCACGGCGTCGCTTCCGGCGACCCGCTGCCGGACCGCGTGATTTTGTGGACTCGCGTGACCCCCTCGCGCGAGGCGCTGCCCGGCTCTGGGCTCGGCGAGGATGTGGAGCTGGAATGGCAAATTGCTGATTCCGAGGACTTTTCGCGCCCGCAGACCGGCACGGTGACGACGTCGGCGGATTCGGACCACACCGTCCACGTGGACCCGACCGGGCTGAAGCCGGCTACCGAGTACTTCTACCGCTTCATCGTGAAAAGCGGCGAACACGCCGGCGCCACCTCTCCGGTGGGGCGCACCCTCACTGCGCCGGAGCAGAGCGCTGAGCTGGATCAGCTCAACCTCGCCATCGCGTCGTGCGCGAACTGGGAATCCGGCTTCTTTGCCGCCTACGGGGACATGGCCCAGCGCGCCCGGTCGGGCGAGATCGACCACGTGGTCTTTCTGGGCGACTACATCTACGAGTACCCGACCGGCGAGTACGCAGGTAAAAGCGGTGTCGCGCGCATGCACCACCCAGAATGGGAGATCTCCACGCTGGAGGACTACCGCCAGCGCCACGGCCGCTACCGCACGGACCTGAACCTGCAGGCCGCGCACACGGCGTGCCCGTGGATTGTCATCTGGGACGACCACGAAACGGCGAACAACAGCTGGTTCGAGGGCGCTGAGAACCACACCGACGGCCGTGTGGAGGGCGAGTGGCCGGAACGCTTGAGTGCCGCGAAGCAGGCCTACTTTGAGTGGCTGCCGGTGCGCGCGCAGTCCGCGGGCGAGGAGCGGCTGCTTTACCGCAGCTTCACGTTCGGCGACTTGGCGCAGCTGACCATGATGGATTTGCGCACTTACCGCGACGCGGAAACCACCGGTGCGAACTTCGCCAACGACGACCGCACGATGCTGGGTAAGAAGCAGTTCGATTGGGTGGCGCAGCAGCTGCAGGAGTCCACCGCCCGCTGGGACGTGCTGGGCAATTCGGTGATGGTCTCGCCGATGCGCTTTGTCACCATTCCGGACAATGAGAAGGCCAACATCGCTGCCGGCTACATGAAGGAGCGTGCGACGGGCATCGCGGTGAACTCGGATCAGTGGGACGGCTACGCCGCGGAGCGCGACCGCCTGCTCACCATGTTGGACGAGCAGGAGTCGAACGCGCTGTTTCTCACCGGCGACATTCACTCGGAGTGGGCGAACTCGATCGCCTCGCCGTCCGGCTTCGGCGAGATCGGATGCGAGATGGTCACAACCTCAATCTCCGCGCCCAACGTGGATGAGATCCTCACCAGCGCGTTCGGCACGTACCACGAGGAGGACAACCCCACGTCGCTGCTGGTGGAGCAGACGATTCGGGATGCCAACCCGTGGGTCAGCCACATCGATTTTGACGCGCACGGCTACGGCGTGGCGAGCATCCACCGCGATTATGTCGACATGCTCTACTACCGCGTCTCGGACGTGGAGGACCCGGACGCTTCTGTCAGCTTGGGCGAGAAGCGCCAGTGGCGCATGGGCGAGGGGTTCGTCGAGGCATAATCTGCTTATCGACGACGGCCGCGACATCTGGGTGGGCGGGCTGGTCACCGCGCGCGTGCGCGGCACCATCGAGCTGTAGGCGGGCGGCCTACGTCATCATCACCTTGGTCTGGGCGACCGCCTCGTCCATGCGGCCGATCGCGTGGCGCAGCCGGTGGCGCAGCCAGAGGCCGAGGAAGAGGAAAGGCAGCACGAAGAGGACGAGGCTGCCGAGGGCTCGCCAGAAGTCCCAGCCGTAGGTGCCGAAGACCGCGGCGCGCATAGCGCGGATCGAGTAGGTCGCGGGCAGCCAGGGGCTGATCGCCTGCGCCCAGCCCGGCAGCAGCTGCAGCGGGTAGGCGCCGCCCGCCGCCGAGACCTGGAGCACCAGGATGAGCACGCCCACGGCCTTGCCGGCGTTGCTCAGGGAGAGCACCAGCGTGTAGCAGATCAGGTGGAAGACCAGGCTCGAGACCCACCCCGCCATGAAGAGGAGGAAGGGGTGCGCGGGCTCGATGCCCACGTAGACGATGAGCCCCGCCATGAGGAGCGTGGATTGGGCCAGGCCGGTGGTCACGAACGTCAGGTAGCGGCCGAAGTACTTCTGGCCCGCGGTGAGGCGGCCGGGATCGACCACGTTCTGTTCGATGGAGCGGTCGTCCGTGCGCACGGCCACCGACGTCAACAGGGCGCCCACCCACAGGGCGAGCACCGTGTAGAGCGGGGCCATGCCGGCGCCGAAGCTGACGCGGGGGAAGATCTCCTTGCGCTCCACCTTGACTGGGTCGACGAGGGCGT from Corynebacterium fournieri harbors:
- a CDS encoding ABC transporter permease; amino-acid sequence: MQRSASPGLNLARIGVWMVAAAIFIVPLALVVSLAFGGNQFPVLIEQGLARATWNSVFTTVMSSLGAVLIGGTIAIILERTDVGGATGLRLLLLSPLLVPPFVGAISWLQLFGRNQGLNALFDRPLWDLYGADGIVFLMTLHSYPVVFVIIAAALRQIPSDLELAARVSGAGSATVLRTVTIPLLGPALLSAFTLTAVSNLADFGIPSILGSPVRFETLATMCYRFMESGTVSNPLQVVSTVGAVLMLLGIIAVVADYAVARRASSSVSGSDTTKLSLGAAKVPVTAVSWAVALAITLGPILGLAYRALLPAPGVPLTFETISLENFRRTLSNPRVIDGFANSVVLAVGAALLCGLLGWAIGILVTRTRARTNTPLSLVTLLPAALPGLIIGVGWLIVGRYTGLYNTRWVILLAYICAFTALVLQSVRAPMSKIPVAVEEAARISGAGKVRSIADTSGRMAVPAAISGAVLVAVTAVRELTVSILLVAPGTTTIGVQLFNLQQSGNYNQASALALMFAVIGVVALALTVRNPTKESR
- a CDS encoding ABC transporter ATP-binding protein, yielding MSDISIEKLGVVFPDGAVGLDDINLHIESGEFVALVGPSGSGKTTLLRTLAGFVAPSTGTVSLDGADVTRMPPEKRQMGMVFQQHAVWPHMSVRDNVAYPLKRTGVGRQEQHKRVEETLNTVGLNGYGDRKPSTLSGGQQQRVALARAIVSTPRVLLLDEALSALDEPLRDSLRRELVSLTKQSSLTTVHVTHDRKEALAIADRIALLRDGKLEQFATPQQVIAHPATPWVASFIADATLLNGRCVRGRVVTDTASLEWALADVELVGDHGGEAAGDVTVAVLPESVEITSPGEKGARAGRVTSALFEISGYSLTIDVDGVEFRGRASARNVPAVGDAVGVVVRSPIVYPAKND
- a CDS encoding PhzF family phenazine biosynthesis protein, whose amino-acid sequence is MTSLDFFEIDVFATGAFTGNPLAVICGADGLSGEQMQAIASWTNFSETTFLLAPTNAEADYRVRIFTPTQEYDFAGHPTLGTARAWLEQGNQTCSEGRVIQECGVGNVEVRITGDTLAFATPPLKRSDPLSEEEKAQVREAFGVAKHMLIDASYGDNGPGWKLALLDSVDTLRALERPEGSDLKVAFAALTGTEDPAYELRAFNPAFEDPVTGSANGAMAQWLRGRGDVPQRYTVSQGTALGRDGRVEIVDDGEEIWVGGRAVVRVRGTLKV
- a CDS encoding pyridoxal-phosphate dependent enzyme — protein: MNASSDSDLLSAIGNTPLVDMSAGFSDQSRVWGKLESFNPGGSAKDRTARAMVLDATAKGLLYPGAVAVESSSGNLGIALAREAVVGGWEFHCVVDPRTNQATLSMIAALGAVLHPVTEPDPDTGDWLTARRNLVAQLKDSLGAVNLDQYSNRAAFDAHDQGTMREIVEQLGHAPEMLAVAVSTTGTVGGCLQHIREHGYDTKVVAVDAAGSVLFGGARGERILPGYGAGVVTELSKEVAPDRVVQVEAADAVHAARSLARSTGFAPGASGGAVAWAVSQLLEEGAAEEVVAVFHDDGRAYLDTVYNDEWADAQIGDAK
- a CDS encoding diaminopimelate decarboxylase, which translates into the protein MERARQRGAAIELTVFNDRPIAEASAPGAFGESVPDAWILNAPKSIVETQLGPLDPHDEIAGEFPSRGCVGEHLLASWHAVARHLPPRCSLTHRIEEVEAVEPSADGVIVQGEHFDEALIATGHAHDWPGSLAHEDFGDLTVVAPVYPASNLDVVGKDDVALVRGAALTFIDVVKYADAKVFYPVTRSGRFMEVKAYLEGEAKTTAEPYIELASQKILQCAGLDELTGILAECAEHILRIASGEGSAEDIRAVLRGEDFTGDPVAELRTSIAAARGQRPWTPALAVALAFRDTYDALIDRASFGGRDTLGGRDFDSFTSTMERVAFGPPVESAEVIVDMIAKGRIGTELIARGEEDLKQLAGQVGATAVIDAVLAPPGVVDGTLVGTLVEQGIGQRYGDTRALHVAADGTLVGQTHLAAAGRMNEGLILGHDTFKRTKQDVIPRWADRVSARAMENPERVHGLPPLEPKHFDWSDALLADPERCHQLLEQFGSPVNVLNPAPMQTNIDELVQAGRRAGVLTKVFYARKANKALVFADTARDTGNGVDVASENELRQVLAHDVPGERIILSAAIKPDRLLQLAIDNGVVISVDNRAEYDRIDALAAASGLTARVAPRLAPDPDTMPPTRFGERLGDWVGHVREPSKSIRIVGVHAHLHGYAAADRSAALRECMVLIDAITDAGHNPEFIDIGGGVPMRYLEHEQQWRDWQDAIGQQRAGYAEPMTWKADPLENTYPYWQEPTRGTWLEQVLRDGVAEGLRERGLRLHLEPGRSLLDGCGVILARVAFVKTRSDGLSLVGLEMNRTQCRTTSDDYLTDPVLVKRTPDSSPLEAYLVGAYCIEDELILRRKIRFPRGVAAGDIVAIPNAAGYFMHILESASHQIPLAKNVVWPAGELDAIDRA
- a CDS encoding fibronectin type III domain-containing protein produces the protein MTILRTRPSKPLRRSAVATAVVISLFAPVTTAVAADAPAGAVNTKISRVVLGIGSDATEANVAWQSKTSELQYLEYWPADNPKDVTSVESPKGPYNAAIFYPHEATMTGLSPETEYVYRVGNDERGWSEQRTFTTGADTDTWSFLAMADAQIGVDAKISEQAAAWNKAVDVATGEHPDSAFLMHLGDQAEGWGAPVKQLEAFTAPEQLQKYRLAVLKGNHETYASDSHFQDTYFLPNEVDDTANYFFNYNNVLFIGLDGNRSSAADIDTHAQFVNDTIAAHGADADWVIVGIHQAPFSQGTHYTDSDVVALRENLTPKLSEAGVDMVLSGHDHIYTRSHLMNGVDPVIPEGASKSGDVLIPEDGEVLYVTSTTATGGKYYDFQDESGEKHPYIREERAHDLAHKSTARWRQDYNPDYTSIDVSPTELKLTTYNINTPYVVDQVTLQKKDADKPTTSTTPSAAESSTPATTTEAPATSTQADKPDAETITTTKTSEKVVTSTETSVGTATLTETSTQTSPVTKVVEKTKTVPTTVRETVTKTEQVTVPTTVTKHADPKATDPKTTEPKATDPETTEPKPTDTKQAEGSSEQSSGGSSTAGIILSVLAILVGLLAAVFAVLSHVNPQWVQELRDRFNI
- a CDS encoding alkaline phosphatase D family protein; this translates as MSAKFRVNRRIFLQTVAAAAAATAIGTGGAYAARRGTVSTPEVPTPAQQWDLPFLHGVASGDPLPDRVILWTRVTPSREALPGSGLGEDVELEWQIADSEDFSRPQTGTVTTSADSDHTVHVDPTGLKPATEYFYRFIVKSGEHAGATSPVGRTLTAPEQSAELDQLNLAIASCANWESGFFAAYGDMAQRARSGEIDHVVFLGDYIYEYPTGEYAGKSGVARMHHPEWEISTLEDYRQRHGRYRTDLNLQAAHTACPWIVIWDDHETANNSWFEGAENHTDGRVEGEWPERLSAAKQAYFEWLPVRAQSAGEERLLYRSFTFGDLAQLTMMDLRTYRDAETTGANFANDDRTMLGKKQFDWVAQQLQESTARWDVLGNSVMVSPMRFVTIPDNEKANIAAGYMKERATGIAVNSDQWDGYAAERDRLLTMLDEQESNALFLTGDIHSEWANSIASPSGFGEIGCEMVTTSISAPNVDEILTSAFGTYHEEDNPTSLLVEQTIRDANPWVSHIDFDAHGYGVASIHRDYVDMLYYRVSDVEDPDASVSLGEKRQWRMGEGFVEA